The following are encoded together in the Chanodichthys erythropterus isolate Z2021 chromosome 16, ASM2448905v1, whole genome shotgun sequence genome:
- the fzd8b gene encoding frizzled-8b, with product MDSPMQGSHWLPLALCALLLWSSVCAREPVCQEISVPLCRGIGYNYTYMPNQFNHDTQDEAGLEVHQFWPLVEIQCSPDLRFFLCSLYTPICLEDYKKPLPPCRSVCERAKAGCAPLMRQYGFPWPDRMRCDLLPVQGDSNTLCMDYNRTDTTASPAPAKPTSRQGKPNNRKNKSSHGSSSCEPECHCRAPMVTVNDRHPLYNRVKTGQIPNCAMPCHNPYLSQEERTFATFWIGIWSVLCFLSTFATVATFLIDIERFKYPERPIIFLSACYMFVSMGYIIRLIAGHERVACNQNYEVDHIHYETTGPALCTVVFLLIYFFGMASAIWWVILTITWFLAAGMKWGNEAIARYSQYFHLAAWLIPSVKSIAVLALSSVDGDSVAGICYVGNQNLDNLRGFVLAPLVIYLFIGTIFLFAGLVSMFRIRSVIKQGGTKTDKLERLMVRIGVFTVLYTVVAMVIVACYVYEQHNREAWEKAHACNCSSEKKTLKPDYAVFMLKYFMCLVVGITSGAWTWSGKTLDSWRALCTRCCCSWGSKGTSGSVYSDGSTGLTWRSGTASSVLYPPKQMPLSRV from the coding sequence ATGGACTCGCCTATGCAGGGGTCCCACTGGCTTCCTCTCGCGCTCTGTGCCCTGCTATTGTGGAGCTCCGTGTGTGCTCGTGAGCCGGTCTGTCAGGAGATTTCGGTGCCACTGTGTAGAGGGATCGGCTATAACTACACATACATGCCCAACCAATTCAACCACGACACCCAGGATGAAGCCGGACTTGAGGTGCACCAGTTCTGGCCGCTCGTGGAGATCCAGTGTTCCCCCGACCTGCGCTTCTTTCTTTGCAGTCTGTACACGCCCATTTGCCTTGAGGACTATAAGAAGCCTTTGCCGCCGTGCAGGAGTGTGTGCGAACGGGCGAAAGCGGGATGCGCGCCGCTGATGAGGCAATACGGTTTCCCGTGGCCGGACCGAATGAGGTGCGATCTTCTACCCGTGCAGGGGGATTCAAACACTCTGTGTATGGACTACAACAGAACTGACACTACAGCATCACCAGCTCCTGCAAAACCAACTAGCCGCCAGGGGAAGCCAAACAACCGGAAAAATAAAAGCAGTCATGGATCTTCTTCGTGCGAACCGGAGTGTCACTGTCGCGCGCCTATGGTAACCGTGAATGACCGTCATCCCTTGTATAACCGGGTCAAGACGGGGCAGATCCCCAATTGCGCCATGCCGTGCCACAACCCCTATCTTTCTCAAGAGGAAAGGACCTTTGCCACATTTTGGATAGGGATTTGGTCGGTTTTGTGTTTCCTGTCCACGTTCGCTACAGTTGCCACTTTCCTCATTGACATTGAGAGGTTTAAATACCCCGAGCGCCCTATTATTTTCCTGTCCGCATGCTATATGTTCGTGTCCATGGGATACATCATCAGACTCATCGCGGGACACGAAAGGGTCGCGTGCAACCAGAATTATGAGGTGGACCATATCCACTATGAAACTACGGGTCCCGCGCTTTGCACGGTTGTGTTTCtgctgatttatttttttgggatgGCGAGCGCCATCTGGTGGGTGATTCTGACGATTACGTGGTTCCTCGCGGCAGGAATGAAGTGGGGAAATGAAGCAATCGCGCGATACTCGCAGTATTTTCACTTGGCCGCTTGGCTCATTCCGAGCGTTAAATCTATCGCCGTGCTCGCGCTGAGTTCGGTGGACGGAGACTCGGTTGCGGGGATCTGCTACGTGGGCAACCAGAACTTGGATAACCTGCGGGGATTCGTGCTCGCACCACTGGTGATTTATCTTTTTATCGGAACGATATTTTTATTCGCGGGCTTGGTGTCTATGTTTCGGATACGGAGCGTCATTAAACAAGGAGGAACGAAAACGGACAAACTCGAAAGATTGATGGTCCGAATCGGGGTGTTTACAGTGCTGTACACGGTCGTTGCCATGGTGATTGTGGCGTGTTACGTTTACGAACAGCACAATCGTGAAGCGTGGGAAAAAGCGCACGCGTGTAACTGCTCTTCGGAGAAAAAAACCCTGAAACCTGATTACGCCGTGTTTATGCTCAAATACTTCATGTGCCTTGTGGTTGGGATCACGTCAGGCGCGTGGACGTGGTCCGGTAAAACGCTGGACTCTTGGCGAGCCCTGTGCACGCGCTGCTGCTGCAGTTGGGGAAGTAAAGGCACGAGCGGGTCAGTTTACAGTGACGGCAGCACGGGACTGACATGGAGATCCGGCACAGCGAGTTCGGTTTTGTACCCTCCAAAACAAATGCCACTGTCGCGAGTCTGA